A portion of the Gossypium arboreum isolate Shixiya-1 chromosome 8, ASM2569848v2, whole genome shotgun sequence genome contains these proteins:
- the LOC108464611 gene encoding nitrate regulatory gene2 protein: MGCTASKLDNEEIVRRCKDRRRLMKEAVHARHHLASAHADYCRSLRVTGSALASFAAGEPISVSDETPAVLLHPPNPSPPPANPTTLRVPPSPSPSLHPPPPPFFPSPSPSPTIASSKLPHILSGSSVSSPVPAPNRRRPRKIPPKLPHILSESSLSSSPRSSKSGFSNHFFPTAYPANSTYSATPSQASSVWNWENFYPPSPPDSEFFDQKVQQRKQPHHLDSNYPEDTEDTETEKSEYDFFRPQKLNHRYNISSGNAKSNFDEETEREEVHCSEWGDHDHDRFTTTSSSDEEGYDDVASRSEIGTRDSFRSSRRGESEKLHHLRQTPPPVEPQPRQQMYGAAAGNKMDDKSEDARLSAGGYGTGAMMDMTMVVRHKDLKEIVDAIKENFDKAAAAGDQVSEMLEISRAQLDKSFRQLKKTVYHSSSIFSNLSSSWTSKPPLAVKYRLDATALNEPGGSKSLCSTLDRLLAWEKKLYEDVKAREGVKIEHEKKLSALQNQEYKGEDEAKINKTKASITRLQSLIIVTSQAVSTTSIAIIGLRDSNLVPQLVEICHGLRYMWGSMHQYHEVQSNIVQQVRGLINRSVKGDSTSELHRQATRDLESAVTVWHSSFCRLIKFQRDFICSLHGWFRLSLLPLSNDNVDGNADPSGVYAFCDEWKLALERVPDTVASEGIKSFINVVRVISAKQTEELKIKKQTENASKELEKKASSLRNIERKFYHSYSMVGMGPPDLGSDHGPVLDARDPLSEKKSELAACQRRVEDEMMRHAKAVEVTRAMTLNNLQTGLPGVFRALTSFSGVFTEALDTVCSRSYHIK; this comes from the exons ATGGGTTGTACGGCGTCAAAGCTAGACAATGAAGAGATCGTAAGGCGGTGCAAGGACCGGCGACGCTTGATGAAGGAAGCCGTTCATGCTCGACATCACCTAGCCTCGGCTCACGCCGACTACTGCCGCTCTCTTCGTGTAACCGGCTCGGCTCTCGCCTCCTTCGCGGCCGGTGAGCCTATTTCCGTCTCCGACGAAACCCCTGCCGTTCTTCTCCACCCTCCCAACCCATCTCCTCCACCAGCTAATCCCACCACTCTACGTGTCCCTCCATCTCCCTCCCCTTCCCTGCACCCTCCCcctcctcctttctttccttccccttcCCCTTCTCCGACTATAGCTAGCTCGAAACTCCCTCACATACTCTCCGGTTCTAGTGTCTCATCTCCGGTACCCGCACCCAATCGTCGTCGGCCACGTAAGATACCCCCGAAACTCCCTCACATTTTGTCCGAATCGAGCCTTTCTTCTTCTCCTCGAAGCTCGAAATCTGGGTTTTCCAACCACTTTTTCCCTACAGCTTATCCAGCTAATTCCACGTACTCAGCCACTCCTTCCCAAGCTTCTTCCGTTTGGAACTGGGAAAATTTTTACCCTCCCTCACCACCAGACTCCGAATTCTTTGACCAAAAAGTACAACAACGAAAGCAACCTCATCATTTAGATTCTAACTACCCTGAAGATACGGAAGATACCGAAACGGAAAAATCAGAATATGATTTCTTCCGTCCACAAAAGCTGAACCACCGTTACAACATCAGTTCCGGTAATGCCAAGAGTAATTTTGACGAGGAAACGGAAAGGGAAGAAGTGCATTGCAGCGAATGGGGGGACCATGATCATGATCGTTTTACTACAACGAGTTCATCGGATGAAGAGGGATATGATGACGTGGCATCCAGATCCGAGATCGGGACCCGCGACAGTTTCCGGTCTTCGAGGAGAGGGGAGTCGGAGAAGTTGCATCATCTTCGTCAGACTCCTCCGCCGGTAGAACCGCAGCCACGGCAGCAGATGTACGGAGCAGCCGCAGGCAATAAAATGGATGATAAGTCGGAGGATGCAAGATTGTCTGCGGGCGGTTATGGAACGGGCGCTATGATGGATATGACGATGGTTGTCAGGCATAAGGATTTGAAAGAGATCGTCGATGCGATCAAAGAGAATTTCGATAAGGCTGCCGCCGCCGGAGATCAAGTTTCCGAGATGCTTGAGATCAGTAGAGCTCAGCTAGATAAAAGTTTCAGGCAGTTGAAAA AGACAGTATATCATTCAAGTAGCATATTCAGTAACCTGAGCTCAAGCTGGACTTCAAAGCCGCCGTTGGCGGTGAAATACCGACTTGACGCGACTGCCCTCAATGAACCGGGCGGTTCAAAGAGCCTTTGCTCTACTTTGGACCGGCTCCTTGCTTGGGAGAAGAAACTCTACGAGGACGTTAAG GCTAGAGAAGGAGTAAAGATTGAGCATGAGAAAAAGTTGTCAGCATTGCAAAATCAAGAATACAAGGGAGAGGATGAAGCCAAGATAAACAAGACCAAGGCCTCGATAACAAGGCTGCAATCACTAATTATTGTCACATCTCAGGCTGTCTCTACCACCTCTATTGCCATTATCGGGCTTAGAGACAGTAATCTTGTTCCTCAGCTTGTTGAAATCTGTCATGG CTTGAGGTATATGTGGGGGTCAATGCATCAATACCATGAAGTTCAGAGCAACATTGTACAGCAAGTCCGTGGCCTTATAAACAGATCAGTGAAAGGTGATTCCACTTCTGAACTGCATCGGCAGGCAACACGAGATCTTGAGTCTGCTGTCACTGTGTGGCACTCTAGTTTCTGTCGCTTAATAAAATTTCAACGTGATTTTATCTGCTCCCTCCATGGCTGGTTCAGGCTTTCCCTTCTCCCTCTCAGCAACGACAATGTTGATGGCAATGCAGACCCTTCTGGTGTATATGCATTTTGTGACGAGTGGAAGCTTGCTCTTGAACGTGTACCTGACACTGTAGCTTCTGAAGGTATCAAAAGTTTCATCAATGTTGTCCGTGTGATATCTGCCAAACAAACTGAAGAGCTTAAGATTAAGAAGCAAACAGAAAATGCATCAAAGGAGCTTGAGAAAAAGGCATCATCTCTCCGGAACATAGAAAGGAAGTTCTACCACTCGTACTCTATGGTTGGTATGGGGCCTCCTGATTTAGGATCTGATCATGGACCGGTTCTGGATGCTCGGGATCCCCTTTCTGAAAAGAAATCAGAGCTTGCAGCCTGTCAAAGGCGGGTGGAAGATGAAATGATGAGGCATGCCAAAGCAGTAGAGGTAACTAGAGCAATGACCCTGAATAATCTTCAAACAGGCTTGCCCGGCGTTTTTCGAGCATTAACCAGCTTTTCTGGTGTATTTACTGAGGCACTTGACACGGTATGCTCCCGTTCCTATCATATCAAATAG